The Anaerotignum faecicola region GGGAGACAAAATCCTCTTACAGAGCTTTGGAACAGCGAAGAACAGATATTTGCGTGGCGTAAGAGTTGGGAAATGATTATCAATGAAGAACAGGAACGTCATGGTATTGTTGATCGTGTAGACTGCCGCAGCCATGCCGCCAGAGGACTGACCGAACAGCCGACTGTACACGAAGGCTACCATGCAAGAAAACTGGAATCCATGGGAATTGTTTCTGACCGCTGCGAGCTGAACCGTCAGATCAGAGCAGATAATAAGCTCCTGCGTGAACTGAAGGCATCTGTCAAGAAACTGATGGATACAGCAAAAAATACCATTCCCTCCCTTGCTAAAGCAATGGAATCTCTGCGTGCGAAGATGATTATTTTCTGTTATCAGCTTGGGTATATCTGCAAAGGCAAGAGTAGCATTTCCAAATATGTTGATGCCGCAGATCCTATTCTGGAACGCTATGCGGAGTTGAAACAGGAAATCAGAGAAAAGAGCAGTGAGCAGAAATCCCTTCGCTCTGAAAAGAAAGGTACCTCCATTTTTAATGTCAAAAAGCAGATGGAGCTATCTCAGCGCATTGCAGAACTAACCGAAGATCTGGAAGAACTATGTTCTGAACGAACCATGCTTTTGAACCAGTTGGACTGTGCTGACGATAAGGAAGTAAAGAAAGTAAAAACCAGCGTGTCCACCATGAAAGATACACTGAAAAATCTGGAAGCCAAGGAGGTACAGTTCTCTGCCGAGCTGGATGCAGCACAGAAAGAATTTGCTTCACTACAGGAACAGGTGGCAGACTTTGATCCCATCGACCTGTACAATGCACGACAAGCTATCCGTTCCGAAATGGAGCAGGATGCTGTACACAAATTGCAGGAACGATATACCGACGAATATAGCTATATAACCATGGTTGACGGAAGGCGGGAGGTTTCCCTTATGCTGGATGAATACGCCGAGGAACAAAGAATTCAGCAACTGAAACAGGAGCAACAGCGCAAGTTCCAACAAGAACGCAGGCAGAACCACCCCCTAAAAAAGCAGAAAGACAGAGAACGCTAACAAAATCAGCGGGAGTGCATCGTAAAAATGCACTCCCGCTTTTTAACTGTGTCACAGCAACGAAATCATTCTGCGTCTGGTTCAGAAAGGATTAACTTGCTAATCAAAGCATTAGAAATCTGGTGGTTTTCGATATGAGTAATATGGATATGTAGCCCCTTGAAGTCCAGTTCGATATTCTGCTCCCCGTCGTTAGGAATCATATCCAGCTCGCCAAATACAAGTCCGCTGAAAGTGTCCACATCCTCCATACCAATATCCACACCCAAAGCCTGTTCAATGTCATATAGTTCCACATTGCCGATGATAGCCCAGATATTTTCATCCATTTGCTCGACATGGGGTTCTGCTGCGGCTTCCTCAGCAGTGTCCTCACCTAAATCACCAACCAATTGTTCAATCAGGCCGTTTAATGTCACAATACCTTCAACACCGCCATATTCATCAAGCACGATGGCCATGATATTGCTGCTTTTTTTCATTTTGCGGAATAGGACATCTGCCTTAATAGTTTCGGGAACGAAAAAAGGAGCTTTGACAGCATTCTGCATCACACATTCTCGTCCTTTATCGTCTAAGCGGAAGTAATCCTTGGCATTCAGAATACCGATAATGTTATCTGCGGAATCTCCGCAAACGGGATAAAGAGTATGACGGCTGTTATGGATGGTTTTGTTCCATTCTTCCATAGAATCTTCGACCCACAGCATAGTAACATCTGTACGATGGACAGCAATTTCCCTTGCGGTCAGGTCGTCAAATTCAAAGACATTCTGGATGAATTCTTTTTCCTGTTCGTCAATAGCGCCCTTTTCACTACCAGCATCTACCATCATGCGAATTTCTTCCTCGCTGACCTGTTCGTCTTCTTCGTTAGGATCAATGCCCAGAAGTCGCAGAACAGCATCAGTAGAAGCAGATAGGAACCATACAATAGGCTTGAACACGATGGAGATGCCTCTAATTAAGCCGGAAATGCCCAGTCCCAATGCTTCTGCTTTTTTCATTGCCACTCGCTTGGGAACCAGTTCGCCAAAGACCAGAGTAAAATAGGACAAAATCAAAGTGATCAAAACAACGGCGATGGTGTCCAGTGTAGCCCTGGGAACAGTAATCCCCAGATTAATCACCCAATCCACCAATGGATCAGAGAAGTTATCCGCCGCAAATGCGGAACCCAGGAAGCCAGACAATGTGATGGCCACCTGAATGGTTGCCAGAAACTTGGCAGGCTCTCTTGTCAGACGGAACAGGTGTTTTGCTCGTTTATCTCCTTGATCCGCCATCCTTTCCAATTTGGTTAGGGTCAGGACAACTGTTTCTTAGCATTATTCCACTTTCTGCATCCTATATCCAACGCCAATATGAGTCTGGATGTATTGTGGAGCGCCAGGGGTTTTCTCCAGCTTTTTTCGCAGAGTTGCCATAAAAACACGCAGAGAACCAATGTCATTCTCCCAACTGCTTCCCCATACATTTTGTAAAATAAAACGATGTGTCAATACCTTGCCTGTATTTCGTGCAAGTAAACACAGCAGCTTATATTCCATTGCAGTCAGAGACAGCTCATTGTCACCCAGATAAGCACAACCCACAGAATAGTCAATTCGAAGTGGACCGTTTTGATAGACCGCCTGTTCATTGCTCACATTTTGTATCAGCGCAAGGCGGCGCTGGGTAACACGCAGACGTGCCAGTAATTCTTCAACAGAGAACGGTTTTGTTAAATAATCATCTGCACCGGCATCCAGTGCATCAATTTTATCATTATCCTCAGCTCTTGCGCTGATAACAATGATTGGAACGTTTGACCAGCTACGGACACGGCGTATTACTTCCACTCCATCAATGTCTGGTAGTCCCAAATCCAGTAAAATTATGTCAGGATTATGAGAAGCTACTTCCATCACGGCTCCTTCACCGGTGCCTGATGTAATAAAGCGGTAATCATGTGCTCTTAATGTAGTAGTTATCAGATTGCGTACCGGAGCATCATCCTCCACAACGAGGATTTGAAATTTCTTCATGTATTATTACCTCCTCCAGCGGAAGGGTAAAACGGAACACAGAACCATGCGGTAAATTGTCCGTAACATGGATTGATCCGCCATGCGCCTCCACAATAGCTTTGCAGAGGTACAGACCCAGCCCAAGACTGCGGCGATTATCCGCTATTTTATGTTCGCCGCTGTAAAATTTATCAAATATTTTTCCTTTTTCCACGTCGCTGATGCCCTTGCCGGTGTCAGCGATTTTGATTTCCGCCATCCCGTTCTTGCATTCAGCACTGATACTAATCAAGGTGTCCAAAGGTGTGTATTTCAGTGCATTGTCCACAAGATTGATGATGACCTGCACGATCAGTTTTGCATCTACCCGTACCATCAGTAAATCATCCCCATAATTCACAGTGATGGAATGCTTTTTTGCATTGGGGCGGATATGCTGCATCGCTTCCTCGATGATTTCAGAAACCAGCTCTGGAGAGGTTTTCAGCATCATGCGACCTTCTTCGATACGAGTAGAGTACAAAAGATTTTCCACCAGGTTGGTCAACCACATGGAGTCATCGTAAATATCTGCATAAATCTGCTGTTTGGTTTCATCATCAAAGCTATGACTGTTGTGTAAAAGATTGCCTGCATTACCGGAAATCGTTGTCAGTGGAGTGCGTAAGTCATGGGAGATGGCTCGCAGCAGATTAGCTCTAAGTTGTTCGCTCTCTGCCAGAATTGCTGCAGCTTCTTTTTCCCTGATATTCTTCTCATTTTCCAGTGCAAGCGCTGTTTCACCGAGAATAGACAAAAGGATGCTCTTCTCTGATGCATCCAAAGCACCTGCCATTGCATCAATTCCCACGACACCATATATTCGTTCATTGACACGAACAGCAAAATACAGATACTGTGCATCCGGGAAGTTCTTTGTTGTAGCTCCGGCATTATGATTGTTCTGAAGAACCCACTCTGCAACCGCAAGTTCTGTTTCTTCATCGTAAAATCGCTGTTCATCCGAAATGAAAAGTATCGGCTCAGATAATCGTCCACCCTCGTGGTCAAAAATGACTATACTTCGTCCGAGCAGCTTGTTGATCTGCTGTCCGGCAGTTTGCAGAATGGCTAATTTGTTTTCTGCCTTAGACAAAAGCTGATCTGTATCAAAAAGTACCTTTGTTCGTTTGGCGATTTTCTCTGATTGTCGTGCCTGTTCTTTATATCGAATGGCCAATGTACCTGTGATGTACGCCGTTAAAAACATAACTACGAATGTTACCGGATAACCGGTATCGTAAGCTGCGAGCGAGAATCGAGGTGCTGTAAACAGATAATTAAAGATAAATACACTGACTATGGATGAAATCAAGCTGTATATCTGATGGGATGTGGCAATAGATGTCAACAACACACCAAGAATATACACCATTATCATATTTGCATCGGTAAAGCCTATCTCGTGAAACAACAAACTGAGTAATGTTGCCGCAAACAGAATCAGAACGCTCTTTACAGTGTTTTTTATGATTTGCTCGTGATGGTATTTCCTCGCCTTTTTGGGATGATAGGTCGTATCTGCTGCTTTATCTGGAATGATATGAATATCCAGCTCTGGTACATAGGACAACAGAAGTTGTGTTAATGTCGGCTTTCCAAACAGATGCTTTTGGATAGCGGAGCTTTGGCCCAAAACAATTCGAGTAATACCGGAGATGCGGGCAAACTCTGCAATTTGGTACGGAATATCGTCTCCATATACTGTTTCGATAGTCGCTCCAAGCTGTTCAGCCAACTTGCGGTTTTCCTCTAATCGCTTTTTGTTTTCGTCGGTAGCCACTGCAAAATCCGGTGTTTCAACGAATAATGCTGTAAACTGACTGTCAAAGGCTTTTGCCATTCTTGCGGCGGTACGAATGATCTTTGCATTGGACGGTGCCGACGACAGACAGGCGAGGATATGATCCTGCTTGCTGTTAATGTTATTTAGTTTGTTCATTATCCTCACCTCCAATTTTATAATAGATTCTACCATACAAAAGTCCTGATTTCCACCTCGAAAATGTGAACGATCAGTCTAAATAGTCAGCATATCCGCATTTTAGTCTACAATGTTCCATTTCCAATGCTGTAATTACTCGGTCACGATTTTTTGATTTCAAACTCTTTTTCCAAACAACACGAATCCATTTTTCCTCATCCAGATTTTCAACTGTTAGACCAAGCGTGGTTACCAGCATCTTTGTCTTTTCGTATGGAATCCGAACAGAAGCGTATTGTTTCCCCAAAGGTTCTGTGCTGTCATCTGCCAGAAGAAGAATGTCGATACGTTCGTTTATTAGCTTATCTAAGAGATGATTGATTTGTCCACTACTGAGAAAGAACTCAACATGAGGAGCAGATTCAGAATAACTCTCTAATGCAGATGCAATGGAATTCAACAGCATCGGGGTTTCTGCTGCAATATGAATCTTGCATTGGCTATTTCGATTACCTTCGGCGATTAGGCGTTGGTTTTCTTCAATGAAATCTCCGAATCTTACAACAACATAGTATCCAAATGCAAAAGTTGCCAACAGAATTAGTATTAAAAATAGATCCTTCATCAAGAACACTTCCTTAGCCTGATTAAAAAAGGATTGATTATATGCAGAAGCACTTGTGGACGGCTTTTTCCTGTCCTAACACAAGAATTGATTTATTTCGACCAAGCACGGTATCCGGCGTAATGCTCATATTTAATCTTCCGTTCTCACGGATACCAAGGATGTTGATGCCAAACTTTTTACGAATGTCTAACTGTGCAATGGGTTTTCCATTCCACTCATGTGGGATTTCCAATTCAAAAATAGCGTATTCGTTATCCAGTTCAAAGTACTCCAAGATATTATCAGAGGAACAACGGATCGCTGTCCATGCAGCCAACTGCTTTTCAGGGTAGACCACTTCATCTGCGCCATTACGTAGCAGAAACTTTTCCTGTATCCCACGAGATGCACGGGCAATAACCTTTTTAGCACCCAATTCTTTCAGCAGATAAGCGGTTTCCAAAGAGTTTTGGAAGTTATCTCCAATGGCAACAATACAGGAATCGTAATTGCCAATACCCAGAGAAGCAAGGAATTCTTCATTGGTGCTGTCTCCAATCTGTGCATTGGTAACATAAGGAAGCAGCGCATTTACACGTTCCTCACTGGTATCTACTGCCATAACCTGATGTCCCATAGTGTGCAGCTTCATAGCAATAAACTTGCCAAATCGTCCAAGACCAATCAATAATACCGATTTCATAACAGAACCTCCTTGTTCTTAACCTACCGAGATTTTCTCGACAGGGAGTTTTGATAATGTGTTTTTTGTTGCCGGCAGTGTAGCGAAGATCAGCGTCAGCCCACCAACTCTGCCGATATACATCTGTGCAATCAGAATCAGTTTGCTTATAGCTCCAAGTTCCGGTGTGATACCCAGTGTCAAACCGACTGTGCCAACCGCCGATGCACTTTCATACAGGCAAGTTACAAGCGGAAGATTTTCCAGTTTACTGATTGCTATGCCACCAAGAAGAAATAACGAAATATACATAAAGAACACCGTTGCCGCATTTTTTACGGTATCATCATCGATGCGTCGCCCGAAGAAACAACCATTCTGACGTTTTTGAAAGACTGCCGCTGCGACAGATATCATTACTGCAAAGGTAGTAACTTTCATACCTCCTGCCGTAGAACCGGGTGCACCGCCGATGATCATCAACAATGATGTAATCATCTGTCCAGTTTCGCTCATTGCATTCAAGTCCACGGTGTTAAAGCCTGCTGTTCTCGGCGTAACAGCTTGGAACAAGGCTCCCCAAAAGCGTTCTGCAAACGGAAGATGTGCCAGTTCGAAAAAGAAGAAGTAGACTGTTGGAACCAGTATCAATCCTGAGGTAACAGTAAGGATAACTTTGCTTTGCATACGGTATCGCTTTATGTGGATGCCGTTGGTGCAAATATCTCTCCAAGTCAAAAATCCAAGTCCGCCGATGATAATCAGTAGCATGATTGCCAGATTGATAATTGGATTCGCAGCATATCCCATCAAAGAATTAAACAGAATACCATCATTTACAATGTCAAAACCGGCATTACAGAAGGCTGAGATGGAGTGAAATACTGCCATCCAAAGACCTTCGCCAAATCCGTAATCCCCGATGAACACAGGAGCCATGATCGCTGCGCCCAAAAGCTCAATAATTACGATGCCTTTCAAGATGAAACCAGTGAATCGGACAATGCCGCCAACCTGCGGTGCGGAAATTGCATCCTGCATTGTGCTTCTTTGCATCAAGGAGATTTTCTTTCCTGCTGCCATTGTAATCGCAGCAGCTACTGTGATAACGCCCATGCCGCCGATTTGAATTAACACAATAATGATTGCCTGCCCAAACACTGTCCAATGTGCCGCCGTATCATAAACCACAAGTCCGGTCACACAAACCGCCGAAGTCGATGTCAGCAGACAATCCAGAAACGGTGTAATCTCTCCACTTTTACTGGATACCGGCAGCATCAGAAGCAGCGCACCCAACAATATGACAGCGGCAAAACCGAGAATAATCATCTGAGAGGAGGATAATTTACGTTCCAGTTTTCCCATCTCAACACCTCCAATGTTCGTTTTCATAAATTGTATTATTGCATTTCAACCATAAAATGGGCATTAGCGTGCCGGTTATGGCATTAAATTCGCATTAAGATAAAGACCATCACTGGTTCTCAAATAGAGAACCGTGATGGCCTTCATTTTTAACAATATATCAATTCATTTAAGACGATTTCTTCCGCAGCATTGCGGATATTATTACAAGCACCTACCCAACCCATCTGATCACGAGATTTTAATTCCTCATTTACGCCTTGCTGCTCCTGTATTTGTTGGATCAGCAGTTCCATTCTCTGATGAGCTGTATCATCAATGCTATTTAAGTGAGATACCAGTTTCCCTCCGAACAAAAGCTCTGCGTACAGCCAAGGGCGATGCTCTTTTATGTAGGCTTTACGCATACGACCATACTTTCCATAGTGGGGTTCTTCATCAACCGGCAGTTCCAAATCTGGATAATACATTTCATCTTCGCCAAGTGTATAGGTTCCGCCCATTTCTTCAAAGATTGACTTCATAGAAATACCTCCAATCTGTTTACTTTATTGCTACGCTATGTTATAATACCACAAGGCACATCACATATCAAGATAAGGAGGGTATGAAATGCGGAAAAATGATGACATCATAGCTATCTATTCCCGTAAATCTAAATTTACCGGAAAAGGTGAAAGTATCGGCAATCAGGTAGAACTATGCAAAGAATATGTTCGTGTACATTATGGTGATACCGCTGTAGATAAAGTTGCTGTATATGAAGATGAGGGCTTTTCTGGTGGTAATCTGAATCGTCCGGATTTTAAGATAATGATGGATGCAGCCAAGAAACGTAAGTTTAAGGCTATCATAGTTTACCGTCTTGACCGTATCAGCAGAAACATCAGTGACTTTGCCAGCCTGATTGAAGAACTGGCTCGTCTTGATATTTCTTTTGTTTCTATTAAAGAGCAGTTCGATACAAGCACTCCTATGGGACGAGCTATGATGTATATCGCATCTGTGTTCTCTCAGCTGGAGCGTGAAACCATTGCAGAACGTATTCGTGACAATATGCACGAACTGGCAAAGACA contains the following coding sequences:
- a CDS encoding TrkH family potassium uptake protein; translation: MGKLERKLSSSQMIILGFAAVILLGALLLMLPVSSKSGEITPFLDCLLTSTSAVCVTGLVVYDTAAHWTVFGQAIIIVLIQIGGMGVITVAAAITMAAGKKISLMQRSTMQDAISAPQVGGIVRFTGFILKGIVIIELLGAAIMAPVFIGDYGFGEGLWMAVFHSISAFCNAGFDIVNDGILFNSLMGYAANPIINLAIMLLIIIGGLGFLTWRDICTNGIHIKRYRMQSKVILTVTSGLILVPTVYFFFFELAHLPFAERFWGALFQAVTPRTAGFNTVDLNAMSETGQMITSLLMIIGGAPGSTAGGMKVTTFAVMISVAAAVFQKRQNGCFFGRRIDDDTVKNAATVFFMYISLFLLGGIAISKLENLPLVTCLYESASAVGTVGLTLGITPELGAISKLILIAQMYIGRVGGLTLIFATLPATKNTLSKLPVEKISVG
- the mobQ gene encoding MobQ family relaxase, with protein sequence MNYFHLEAKVVSRGAGRSVIAAAAYASCSRLYNDYDGLTHDYTRKQGCLYSEVFLPQYAPENWKDRQVLWEAVESVEKTKDSRLARELVVALPAELSLDDWKNMLERFIREQGTDLGMCADVNIHDPYPPGHNPHSHILFTMRPLDEYGKWQAKTQKEYLCKRGEEECGFTADEFKVAKTQGWEKQYMYQFGEKKGYLTPSEAEKIEGCIRTSKTPKSTRYGRQNPLTELWNSEEQIFAWRKSWEMIINEEQERHGIVDRVDCRSHAARGLTEQPTVHEGYHARKLESMGIVSDRCELNRQIRADNKLLRELKASVKKLMDTAKNTIPSLAKAMESLRAKMIIFCYQLGYICKGKSSISKYVDAADPILERYAELKQEIREKSSEQKSLRSEKKGTSIFNVKKQMELSQRIAELTEDLEELCSERTMLLNQLDCADDKEVKKVKTSVSTMKDTLKNLEAKEVQFSAELDAAQKEFASLQEQVADFDPIDLYNARQAIRSEMEQDAVHKLQERYTDEYSYITMVDGRREVSLMLDEYAEEQRIQQLKQEQQRKFQQERRQNHPLKKQKDRER
- a CDS encoding DUF4118 domain-containing protein — protein: MNKLNNINSKQDHILACLSSAPSNAKIIRTAARMAKAFDSQFTALFVETPDFAVATDENKKRLEENRKLAEQLGATIETVYGDDIPYQIAEFARISGITRIVLGQSSAIQKHLFGKPTLTQLLLSYVPELDIHIIPDKAADTTYHPKKARKYHHEQIIKNTVKSVLILFAATLLSLLFHEIGFTDANMIMVYILGVLLTSIATSHQIYSLISSIVSVFIFNYLFTAPRFSLAAYDTGYPVTFVVMFLTAYITGTLAIRYKEQARQSEKIAKRTKVLFDTDQLLSKAENKLAILQTAGQQINKLLGRSIVIFDHEGGRLSEPILFISDEQRFYDEETELAVAEWVLQNNHNAGATTKNFPDAQYLYFAVRVNERIYGVVGIDAMAGALDASEKSILLSILGETALALENEKNIREKEAAAILAESEQLRANLLRAISHDLRTPLTTISGNAGNLLHNSHSFDDETKQQIYADIYDDSMWLTNLVENLLYSTRIEEGRMMLKTSPELVSEIIEEAMQHIRPNAKKHSITVNYGDDLLMVRVDAKLIVQVIINLVDNALKYTPLDTLISISAECKNGMAEIKIADTGKGISDVEKGKIFDKFYSGEHKIADNRRSLGLGLYLCKAIVEAHGGSIHVTDNLPHGSVFRFTLPLEEVIIHEEISNPRCGG
- a CDS encoding response regulator transcription factor, whose product is MKKFQILVVEDDAPVRNLITTTLRAHDYRFITSGTGEGAVMEVASHNPDIILLDLGLPDIDGVEVIRRVRSWSNVPIIVISARAEDNDKIDALDAGADDYLTKPFSVEELLARLRVTQRRLALIQNVSNEQAVYQNGPLRIDYSVGCAYLGDNELSLTAMEYKLLCLLARNTGKVLTHRFILQNVWGSSWENDIGSLRVFMATLRKKLEKTPGAPQYIQTHIGVGYRMQKVE
- a CDS encoding hemolysin family protein; protein product: MTLTKLERMADQGDKRAKHLFRLTREPAKFLATIQVAITLSGFLGSAFAADNFSDPLVDWVINLGITVPRATLDTIAVVLITLILSYFTLVFGELVPKRVAMKKAEALGLGISGLIRGISIVFKPIVWFLSASTDAVLRLLGIDPNEEDEQVSEEEIRMMVDAGSEKGAIDEQEKEFIQNVFEFDDLTAREIAVHRTDVTMLWVEDSMEEWNKTIHNSRHTLYPVCGDSADNIIGILNAKDYFRLDDKGRECVMQNAVKAPFFVPETIKADVLFRKMKKSSNIMAIVLDEYGGVEGIVTLNGLIEQLVGDLGEDTAEEAAAEPHVEQMDENIWAIIGNVELYDIEQALGVDIGMEDVDTFSGLVFGELDMIPNDGEQNIELDFKGLHIHITHIENHQISNALISKLILSEPDAE
- a CDS encoding potassium channel family protein gives rise to the protein MKSVLLIGLGRFGKFIAMKLHTMGHQVMAVDTSEERVNALLPYVTNAQIGDSTNEEFLASLGIGNYDSCIVAIGDNFQNSLETAYLLKELGAKKVIARASRGIQEKFLLRNGADEVVYPEKQLAAWTAIRCSSDNILEYFELDNEYAIFELEIPHEWNGKPIAQLDIRKKFGINILGIRENGRLNMSITPDTVLGRNKSILVLGQEKAVHKCFCI
- a CDS encoding TnpV protein, giving the protein MKSIFEEMGGTYTLGEDEMYYPDLELPVDEEPHYGKYGRMRKAYIKEHRPWLYAELLFGGKLVSHLNSIDDTAHQRMELLIQQIQEQQGVNEELKSRDQMGWVGACNNIRNAAEEIVLNELIYC
- a CDS encoding type 2 periplasmic-binding domain-containing protein, producing MKDLFLILILLATFAFGYYVVVRFGDFIEENQRLIAEGNRNSQCKIHIAAETPMLLNSIASALESYSESAPHVEFFLSSGQINHLLDKLINERIDILLLADDSTEPLGKQYASVRIPYEKTKMLVTTLGLTVENLDEEKWIRVVWKKSLKSKNRDRVITALEMEHCRLKCGYADYLD